One genomic window of Candidatus Kuenenia stuttgartiensis includes the following:
- a CDS encoding glycoside hydrolase family 94 protein: MLRSELFSIEQLKRHAISLAGQHRIDLRRRPDRLLPRLADNERVLLAAYDVVTTAATHGQRITPAEAWLLDNFYLIEQQICLARRHLPRGYSRQLPRLADGQSAGFPRIYDLALELISHMDGRVDRDNATQFIAAYQAVVQLKLGELWAFPIMLQLALLENLRRIGVRIAYRRKERDAAITWADRMLATAESEPKQLIQLLAAFANADVPLTAPFVEEFYARLQAQGPAMAFVQTWFEHKLSEQGVTATQLSAVDGRIAAANQISIANSINSLHFISTMDWKDYVESLSVVEQTLREDPSGVHASQDFATRDRYRHAIEDVARGCACSEMDVARKAVALAQTAALQLGLHDRSAHVGYYLIDHGRQMLEHEVCCRVSWKLRISRTSRHFRLPLYLGLILLLTSLTTAVVLSSFGGFGLGDWRVLFFSLPLVIGASALAVPLVNLLITLTLPPCSLPRLDFAKGIPDSHRTMVVVPTLLARPQDIDDLLEAMEIRYLGNRDPNLFFALLTDFSDAPEQTLPDDKALLAHACAAVRTLNETYSEDRPCIFSLFHRPRVWNPFEQIWMGYERKRGKLEQFNARLRGGAQTAFSDIVGDQSILASIRYVITLDTDTQLPRDAARTLIGNLAHPLNRPVYNANKRRIVEGYAILQPRTSISLISAGQSRFTKLFAGDSGIDPYTREVSDVYQDVFGEGSFIGKGIYDVDAFRQAVDGRFPENLILSHDLLESGYARSGLVTDVDLIEEHPASYAIEASRRHRWIRGDWQLAGWLLPCVSGPPGRNGTKTRRQANPLSALSRWKLFDNLRRSLIAPALLALLTWGWLLGPGAVWLWSMLVVAVVFLPTLLSMVIELIRKPGERDLLVHLSLTGKSAGRPIMLALLALTFLPYDMLICLDAILHSGVRMLFTRRGLLLWQLPSYARRNACRTLSDFFREMRIASVFAVALGVALAWTLGNNRSVELLFSVPILLLWLVSPCVGWWISQPLPSLTPDLSFEQRAFLRISARRTWRFFADFVGPQDNWLPPDNFQEYPAPSIASRTSPTNIGMALLAHMAAYDFGYLATGECLRRIGNTLATMEELERYRGHFYNWYDTRTLQPLQPQYVSSVDSGNLAGSLLTLQAGLAELKYQPVLPSNAFQGLHDTLRVLVELLPASIVPDLGNKIRLLLDTFHAFMLNGQPHTLTAAFSALNDILRTSGDLVAWLPTDSNSELVYWVQAFDHQSHALRDELEFLVPEPLQSNAIPTRGELAGECGAGVGARVQLDIINNLMNRCRTLAVMDFEFLYDTSCSLLTIGYDVRERRRDPSCYDLLASEARLASFLLIAQGQVPQKHWFALGRLLTSHGGNVSLISWSGSMFEYLMPQLIMPSYANTLLDQTCKASVLRQIEYGRQRAVPWGISESCYNATDLHQVYQYRAFGVPGLGFKRGLGEDLVIAPYASALALTVLPREACRNLQVLADSGFLGVYGFYEAVDYTLSRVPRGKPHVIVRSFMAHHQGMSLLAFAHVLLNQPMQRRFMSDPLTRATELLLQERVPKKGATLHPHAAEVSAASNPSGANVNSIIRVFTEPNIPIPEVHLLSNGHYHVMATHAGGSYSRWRDLAITRWREDATSDDWGTFIYLRDCDSGRYWSTAHQPTLRRADHYEAIFVQARAEYRRRDHAIEAHTEIIVSPEDDVEIRRVTLTNHSSRLRHIEVTSYAEVVLAPLNADLAHRSFSNLFVQTEILFERQAILCTRRPRTPGEHVPWMFHLFAVHGAIADETSFETDRAQFIGRGRTVANPAALDSSNSPPALSNTAGSVLDPIVAIRRTISLFPDESATLQIISGVADTREAVLVLLEKYCDRYFVERAFEMAWFQSQEVLRHLNATEADAQDYGRLANSVIYGNTLRRAAPGIITRNQLGQSGLWRFAISGDLPIVLLHIGDLDRIDLVRQVLQAHAYWRIKGMATDLVIINEDFSGYRAVLQDQIMRLINAGPEAHIIDKPGGVFVRRVEEISEDERVLLQTVSRIVFNDTATTLIEQVERRVSSGRVPDRMEPSRQAAAEQVYPLEVRDLIFSNGLGGFTHDGHEYVITLEPGQNTPAPWVNVIASPHIGTVVSESGSAYTWVENAHEFRLTTWHNDPLTDISGEALYIRDEKTGTFWSPTPLPARGHSGYVCRHGFGYSVFEHLEVGIASELFTYVAMDAPVKFLVVNLHNQSNRVRSLSLTGYWELVLGEWRHANLMHIVTQKDPQSGALFANNAYGRECANRVVFAHVSERDYSVSGSRTEFIGRNGSLVSPAAMRQKRLSGRTGAGMDPCASIQTRIELAAGQKREIVFIFGAARNVAEAQYFIQQFGGPAGARQALETVWEHWNHTLGAVHVETPDPALNMLANGWLVYQTLSCRLWGRSGYYQSGGAYGFRDQLQDTMALIHATPWLAREHLLRCAGRQFLKGDVQHWWHPPNGQGVRTHFSDDYLWLPYATIRYVQATGDTGVLDETIHFLEGRELNSKEEAYYDQPQRSPEKASLYEHCVRAIKHGLRFGIHQLPLMGCGDWNDGMNLVGSDGKGESVWLAWFLYDNLQRFADIAHSRDDADFAEVCSGQAERLRIHIEANAWDGAWYRRAWFDDGTPLGSSVNDECRIDSISQSWAVISNGGDQTRARQAMAAVDQHLVQREAQLIQLLDPPFDKSNMEPGYIKGYIPGVRENGGQYTHAAVWATMAFAMMGDMERAWEFFGILNPINHGSTPEAIERYKVEPYVMCADIYGASPHIGRGGWTWYTGAAGWMYRLTVETLLGLQLEVDILRIVPCIPAHWASYKIHYRYRDTVYHIIVNRVVENSQQVVRVSLDGTEVNGAGEAGAGRGCIPLVNDCQAHQVVVELG, encoded by the coding sequence TTGCTGCGGTCGGAACTGTTCAGTATTGAGCAACTGAAGCGTCACGCGATCAGCCTGGCGGGTCAGCATAGAATAGATCTACGGCGAAGGCCTGACAGGTTGCTGCCACGTCTGGCAGACAATGAGCGAGTTCTGTTGGCGGCGTACGACGTCGTGACAACCGCAGCGACGCATGGACAACGTATCACGCCGGCAGAGGCTTGGCTGCTCGATAATTTCTATCTGATTGAACAGCAGATCTGTCTGGCGCGACGGCATTTACCGCGCGGATACAGCCGGCAGTTACCGAGACTGGCCGATGGCCAGTCAGCCGGTTTCCCCCGTATCTATGACTTAGCGCTGGAGTTAATCTCTCACATGGACGGTCGCGTCGATAGAGACAACGCCACCCAATTCATCGCTGCTTACCAGGCCGTCGTACAGTTGAAGCTGGGCGAATTGTGGGCATTCCCGATTATGCTGCAATTGGCGTTATTGGAAAATCTGCGCCGCATCGGGGTACGTATTGCCTATCGGCGCAAGGAGCGTGATGCGGCCATCACATGGGCAGACCGCATGCTCGCCACGGCTGAAAGCGAACCGAAACAACTGATCCAGTTGCTGGCCGCTTTTGCCAATGCCGATGTACCTCTAACTGCACCGTTTGTGGAGGAGTTCTACGCTAGACTCCAGGCGCAGGGTCCCGCAATGGCCTTCGTTCAAACGTGGTTCGAGCACAAGCTATCCGAACAGGGGGTGACCGCAACGCAGTTGTCGGCGGTGGACGGCCGAATCGCTGCGGCCAACCAGATCTCCATCGCCAACAGTATTAACAGTCTGCACTTCATTAGCACCATGGACTGGAAGGATTACGTAGAGTCGCTCAGTGTCGTCGAACAAACCTTGCGTGAAGACCCTTCGGGGGTGCACGCAAGCCAGGATTTCGCCACCCGAGACCGCTACCGCCATGCCATAGAGGACGTGGCGCGCGGCTGCGCATGCAGCGAAATGGATGTAGCACGCAAAGCTGTGGCTCTCGCGCAGACGGCTGCATTGCAACTGGGACTGCACGACCGCAGCGCACATGTCGGGTATTACCTGATCGATCACGGGCGGCAGATGCTGGAACATGAGGTTTGCTGTCGTGTATCGTGGAAATTGCGAATAAGCCGGACCAGCCGACATTTCCGCCTGCCCCTTTATCTTGGCCTCATTCTGTTGCTTACCTCACTGACGACAGCGGTCGTGCTTTCCTCATTTGGTGGGTTCGGGCTAGGTGACTGGCGGGTCTTGTTTTTTTCGCTTCCTCTGGTCATTGGTGCCTCGGCGCTGGCGGTACCGCTGGTGAATCTGCTGATCACACTCACCCTGCCACCGTGCTCATTGCCACGACTGGATTTTGCCAAAGGGATTCCAGACAGCCATCGCACCATGGTGGTTGTCCCCACCCTGCTGGCAAGGCCGCAGGACATTGATGATTTGCTCGAAGCTATGGAGATCCGCTATCTTGGCAACCGCGATCCCAATCTGTTCTTTGCCCTGCTGACGGATTTTAGCGACGCGCCGGAACAAACACTGCCTGACGACAAGGCCTTGCTCGCCCATGCATGCGCCGCGGTGCGGACGCTCAACGAGACCTACAGCGAGGATCGCCCGTGCATCTTCTCTTTGTTTCATCGGCCTCGAGTATGGAATCCGTTCGAGCAGATATGGATGGGGTATGAACGCAAACGCGGTAAACTGGAGCAGTTCAATGCCAGGCTCAGAGGCGGGGCGCAAACGGCCTTCTCAGATATCGTCGGCGATCAGTCCATCCTCGCTTCGATCAGGTACGTCATTACCCTGGATACCGACACGCAACTGCCGCGCGATGCGGCACGCACCCTGATCGGTAATCTAGCGCATCCTCTTAATCGGCCGGTCTATAATGCAAACAAGAGGCGCATTGTCGAAGGCTACGCGATACTGCAGCCCCGCACTTCGATAAGCCTGATTAGTGCAGGTCAGTCACGTTTTACCAAACTGTTCGCGGGAGACTCGGGCATAGACCCCTATACGCGCGAAGTATCGGATGTCTACCAGGATGTTTTCGGAGAAGGCTCGTTCATCGGCAAAGGCATCTATGATGTGGATGCATTTCGACAGGCCGTTGACGGACGCTTTCCGGAGAATCTCATCCTCAGTCACGATTTGCTCGAAAGCGGATATGCGCGTTCAGGACTAGTGACCGATGTCGACCTGATTGAAGAACACCCGGCCAGCTATGCCATTGAGGCCAGCCGCCGCCATCGTTGGATACGCGGCGATTGGCAGCTTGCCGGCTGGCTTCTGCCTTGCGTCTCAGGGCCGCCTGGTCGGAATGGAACGAAGACAAGGCGACAGGCGAATCCGCTCTCGGCTTTGTCGCGGTGGAAGCTTTTCGACAACCTTCGGCGCAGCCTCATAGCACCGGCGCTACTTGCCTTGCTAACATGGGGATGGTTATTGGGACCTGGAGCAGTATGGCTTTGGTCCATGCTGGTCGTAGCGGTGGTATTCCTGCCCACACTGCTATCAATGGTGATAGAACTTATTCGCAAGCCCGGGGAACGCGATTTGCTGGTGCACCTGAGTCTGACCGGCAAATCTGCGGGCCGCCCGATTATGCTAGCCTTGCTGGCCTTGACCTTTTTGCCCTACGACATGTTAATCTGCCTGGATGCGATCCTGCACTCGGGGGTGCGAATGCTGTTCACGCGACGCGGCTTATTGCTCTGGCAACTGCCTTCTTACGCACGCCGCAACGCATGTCGTACGCTGTCCGACTTTTTCAGAGAAATGCGAATTGCGTCTGTTTTCGCAGTGGCGCTGGGCGTAGCGTTGGCATGGACATTGGGAAACAACCGATCGGTAGAGTTACTCTTCTCTGTGCCGATCTTGTTGCTGTGGCTAGTGTCGCCCTGCGTCGGCTGGTGGATTAGCCAGCCGCTGCCATCCCTCACCCCTGATCTGAGCTTCGAGCAACGTGCGTTTCTGCGGATATCGGCTCGGAGAACATGGCGCTTTTTTGCTGACTTTGTGGGTCCGCAGGACAACTGGCTGCCGCCCGACAACTTTCAGGAATATCCGGCGCCGTCCATCGCCTCGCGCACATCGCCTACAAACATAGGCATGGCGCTGCTGGCACACATGGCTGCGTACGATTTCGGTTATCTCGCAACCGGAGAATGCCTGCGGCGCATAGGTAATACCCTGGCAACGATGGAAGAGCTGGAACGCTACCGCGGCCATTTTTACAACTGGTACGACACCCGCACGTTGCAACCACTGCAACCACAATACGTCTCTTCGGTGGACAGTGGCAACCTGGCCGGCAGTTTGCTCACCCTGCAAGCGGGGCTGGCGGAACTAAAGTATCAGCCGGTGTTGCCATCCAATGCGTTTCAGGGACTACATGACACTCTGCGTGTACTTGTAGAACTCCTGCCCGCTTCTATCGTTCCTGATCTGGGGAATAAAATCAGGTTGCTGCTTGACACCTTCCACGCATTCATGCTGAATGGACAGCCTCATACGTTGACTGCTGCGTTCAGTGCTCTGAACGATATTCTCCGCACTAGCGGGGATCTGGTTGCATGGCTGCCGACAGATAGCAATAGCGAACTCGTCTACTGGGTACAAGCATTCGATCATCAATCCCACGCCCTTCGGGATGAGCTTGAGTTCCTGGTACCCGAACCGTTGCAGAGCAACGCCATTCCGACACGGGGGGAACTGGCCGGTGAGTGCGGTGCAGGTGTAGGCGCACGGGTGCAGCTTGACATCATCAATAATCTTATGAATCGTTGCCGCACACTTGCGGTAATGGATTTTGAGTTTCTATACGATACCTCATGCAGCCTGCTGACCATCGGCTACGACGTGAGAGAAAGACGCCGCGACCCGTCCTGCTACGACCTGCTGGCTTCGGAAGCGCGCCTAGCCAGTTTTCTGCTCATCGCACAGGGACAGGTGCCGCAGAAGCACTGGTTCGCGCTCGGCCGATTGCTGACCAGTCATGGTGGCAACGTAAGTCTGATTTCTTGGAGCGGATCAATGTTCGAATACCTCATGCCGCAACTAATCATGCCGAGTTACGCAAATACCCTGCTGGATCAGACCTGCAAAGCCTCTGTCTTGCGACAGATTGAATATGGTCGGCAACGCGCGGTGCCCTGGGGCATTTCCGAGTCTTGCTACAATGCCACCGACCTGCACCAAGTCTACCAATATCGGGCGTTCGGCGTACCAGGGCTTGGTTTCAAACGTGGGTTGGGAGAAGACCTGGTCATCGCACCCTACGCCAGTGCATTGGCGCTGACAGTGCTGCCGCGGGAAGCGTGCCGCAACTTACAAGTGCTTGCTGATAGTGGATTTCTCGGCGTCTATGGATTCTACGAGGCGGTCGATTACACACTCTCACGTGTGCCGCGGGGCAAACCTCACGTTATCGTGCGGTCGTTCATGGCGCATCACCAAGGCATGAGCCTGTTGGCCTTTGCGCATGTATTGCTAAACCAGCCGATGCAGCGCAGGTTTATGTCCGACCCGCTCACACGGGCAACAGAATTATTGTTGCAGGAACGTGTGCCGAAAAAAGGTGCCACCCTGCACCCTCACGCAGCCGAAGTGAGCGCCGCCTCCAACCCTTCCGGTGCAAACGTCAACTCGATCATACGTGTATTCACCGAGCCTAATATACCTATCCCCGAAGTACATCTGCTATCTAACGGCCACTACCACGTTATGGCGACTCATGCCGGCGGCAGTTACAGCCGCTGGCGTGACCTCGCCATCACCCGTTGGCGCGAGGATGCCACCTCTGATGACTGGGGCACCTTCATTTACCTGCGTGACTGCGATAGTGGACGGTATTGGTCGACCGCGCATCAACCGACCCTGCGCCGTGCCGATCACTACGAGGCAATCTTCGTGCAGGCACGTGCCGAATACCGGCGGCGAGACCACGCGATCGAAGCGCACACAGAAATCATCGTTTCCCCGGAAGACGACGTCGAGATCCGTCGTGTAACACTCACTAACCATTCGTCAAGGCTCCGTCATATCGAGGTAACGAGTTACGCGGAAGTAGTGCTGGCGCCATTGAATGCCGATCTGGCACATCGTTCATTTAGTAATTTATTCGTGCAGACTGAAATCTTGTTTGAGCGGCAGGCGATCCTCTGCACCCGACGTCCCCGCACACCTGGAGAGCATGTGCCATGGATGTTTCACCTGTTTGCCGTACATGGCGCCATTGCCGACGAGACGTCTTTCGAGACCGACCGCGCTCAATTCATTGGGCGTGGTCGCACGGTGGCCAACCCGGCGGCGCTGGATAGCAGCAACAGTCCACCTGCCCTGTCGAACACAGCGGGGTCGGTACTCGATCCCATCGTGGCAATCCGCCGTACCATTAGTCTGTTCCCCGACGAATCGGCGACCTTGCAGATTATCTCCGGAGTCGCGGACACGCGCGAGGCCGTATTGGTATTGCTGGAGAAATATTGCGACCGGTACTTTGTCGAACGTGCTTTTGAGATGGCATGGTTCCAAAGCCAGGAGGTGCTGCGCCACCTCAACGCAACCGAGGCCGATGCCCAAGACTATGGACGTCTGGCCAACTCCGTCATTTACGGCAATACACTGCGCCGCGCCGCACCTGGAATCATTACTCGTAACCAACTGGGACAGTCCGGGTTGTGGCGTTTTGCCATCTCGGGCGATCTGCCGATAGTTTTGCTGCACATTGGCGACCTCGACCGCATTGATCTGGTCAGGCAGGTATTGCAAGCGCATGCCTATTGGCGAATAAAGGGAATGGCCACCGACCTGGTGATAATAAACGAGGATTTTTCTGGCTACCGGGCCGTCCTGCAAGACCAGATCATGAGATTGATCAACGCGGGGCCCGAAGCGCACATCATCGATAAACCGGGAGGAGTCTTCGTGCGACGTGTCGAAGAGATTTCGGAGGATGAGCGGGTTTTGCTGCAGACGGTCTCCCGTATTGTCTTCAACGACACCGCCACGACCTTGATTGAACAGGTGGAACGCCGTGTGTCGTCAGGGCGTGTGCCTGACCGCATGGAGCCCTCGCGGCAAGCGGCCGCCGAACAGGTTTATCCGCTGGAGGTGCGCGATCTAATTTTCAGCAACGGTCTGGGCGGCTTCACGCATGATGGGCACGAATATGTCATCACCCTTGAACCGGGACAAAACACGCCGGCTCCATGGGTCAATGTGATTGCCAGCCCGCACATCGGTACGGTAGTTAGCGAGAGCGGCAGCGCCTATACCTGGGTGGAAAACGCGCACGAGTTCCGGTTGACCACATGGCACAATGACCCGCTAACCGACATCAGCGGCGAGGCACTCTATATCCGCGACGAGAAAACTGGTACATTCTGGTCGCCGACGCCGTTACCCGCCCGGGGGCACTCCGGTTATGTGTGCCGGCATGGGTTCGGCTACAGCGTGTTCGAGCACCTAGAAGTAGGCATCGCCTCTGAATTATTCACCTACGTCGCCATGGACGCACCGGTGAAGTTCTTGGTGGTCAATTTGCACAATCAATCAAATCGCGTGCGCAGTCTGTCGTTGACCGGATATTGGGAACTGGTACTTGGCGAGTGGCGACATGCCAATCTGATGCATATCGTCACCCAGAAGGATCCCCAAAGCGGTGCGCTGTTTGCTAACAATGCCTACGGCCGCGAATGCGCCAATCGAGTGGTCTTTGCCCATGTCAGCGAGCGAGATTACTCGGTAAGCGGAAGCCGTACCGAATTCATCGGCCGCAACGGCTCGCTGGTCAGCCCGGCGGCGATGCGTCAAAAACGATTGTCGGGCAGGACCGGGGCCGGCATGGACCCGTGCGCCTCGATACAAACCAGGATCGAACTTGCCGCAGGGCAAAAGCGCGAGATCGTGTTCATATTCGGCGCAGCCCGCAATGTCGCTGAAGCGCAGTATTTCATCCAGCAATTTGGCGGACCGGCTGGCGCCAGACAGGCGTTGGAAACAGTGTGGGAACACTGGAATCACACCTTGGGTGCAGTACATGTGGAAACACCAGATCCCGCACTAAATATGCTGGCCAACGGCTGGCTTGTCTATCAGACACTGTCTTGCAGGTTATGGGGGCGCAGTGGTTATTATCAGTCCGGAGGCGCCTACGGGTTCCGTGATCAATTGCAGGACACCATGGCGCTGATCCATGCAACGCCATGGCTCGCCCGTGAGCACTTGCTCCGCTGCGCCGGACGCCAGTTTCTCAAAGGCGACGTGCAACACTGGTGGCACCCTCCCAACGGACAAGGCGTGCGCACCCATTTCTCCGATGACTATCTCTGGCTGCCGTATGCAACCATTCGTTATGTGCAGGCGACCGGGGATACAGGCGTACTCGATGAGACCATCCATTTCCTGGAGGGACGCGAATTGAATTCGAAAGAGGAGGCTTACTACGACCAGCCGCAACGCTCGCCCGAAAAAGCCAGCCTCTATGAGCACTGCGTACGCGCCATTAAGCACGGTTTGCGTTTCGGCATCCATCAATTGCCACTGATGGGCTGCGGCGACTGGAACGATGGAATGAATCTTGTCGGTAGCGATGGCAAGGGTGAAAGTGTATGGCTGGCGTGGTTTCTGTACGATAACCTGCAACGATTTGCCGACATTGCGCATAGTCGCGACGACGCGGACTTTGCCGAAGTGTGCAGCGGGCAGGCCGAGCGGCTGCGCATTCACATTGAGGCAAATGCCTGGGACGGCGCCTGGTATCGGCGTGCCTGGTTCGATGATGGCACCCCCTTGGGTTCGTCTGTTAACGACGAATGCCGGATCGATTCGATCAGCCAGAGCTGGGCGGTTATCTCAAACGGCGGCGATCAGACGCGAGCCCGCCAGGCGATGGCAGCGGTAGACCAGCACCTGGTGCAACGCGAAGCGCAGTTGATTCAGTTGCTCGATCCACCCTTCGATAAATCAAACATGGAACCTGGCTACATCAAAGGTTACATACCAGGCGTCCGCGAAAATGGCGGACAATATACCCATGCCGCAGTTTGGGCTACAATGGCATTTGCCATGATGGGTGACATGGAACGCGCGTGGGAATTCTTCGGCATACTCAATCCCATCAATCATGGCAGCACGCCTGAGGCCATCGAACGCTACAAGGTCGAGCCTTACGTCATGTGTGCGGACATCTATGGTGCATCGCCACACATCGGTCGCGGCGGCTGGACATGGTACACCGGGGCGGCTGGCTGGATGTACCGGCTGACAGTTGAAACCTTGCTGGGCCTGCAACTTGAAGTGGACATTCTGCGTATCGTACCATGTATTCCAGCCCATTGGGCATCGTACAAAATTCACTACCGCTATCGCGACACCGTCTACCATATCATCGTCAACCGTGTAGTTGAAAATTCACAGCAGGTGGTCCGCGTATCCTTGGACGGCACTGAGGTAAATGGTGCCGGCGAGGCGGGAGCCGGTCGAGGCTGTATCCCACTCGTGAACGACTGCCAGGCGCACCAAGTTGTTGTAGAGCTGGGATGA
- a CDS encoding cobalt-precorrin 5A hydrolase: MNIAIITITEKGVETSKRIVSYIDTTPSVYIFNSDDKNEIVNAGDNLNNAVYFNEPLHQLVGKLFNDYDGIIFVMATGIVVRVIAPCIKNKYIDPAIVVVDDVGRYIISLLSGHEGGANMLAYKVACILHSSAVITTGTEAHKDIIVGIGCKKGITSHEVKKAIEDALNKISLRIENVRLISTVEIKAKEPGLLQASDELRIPLNVVSLPEIGTCIKEYSKSAFVKEKIGVWGVCEPSALLAGRKTQLILKKQKYPGITIAIARENFMW; encoded by the coding sequence TTGAATATTGCGATTATAACAATAACTGAAAAAGGGGTTGAGACGTCGAAAAGGATTGTTTCGTATATAGATACCACCCCTTCAGTGTATATCTTTAACTCCGACGATAAAAATGAGATAGTTAATGCCGGAGATAATTTGAATAATGCTGTGTACTTTAATGAACCGCTTCACCAATTAGTCGGGAAATTATTCAATGATTATGACGGGATAATATTTGTAATGGCTACGGGGATAGTGGTTCGGGTGATTGCTCCCTGTATTAAAAACAAATATATAGATCCTGCGATAGTGGTAGTGGATGATGTGGGGCGTTATATAATCAGTTTGCTTTCAGGGCATGAAGGTGGCGCAAATATGCTGGCGTATAAAGTTGCCTGTATATTACATTCGAGTGCTGTTATTACTACCGGGACTGAAGCGCACAAAGATATTATTGTTGGAATTGGATGTAAAAAAGGGATTACTTCGCATGAAGTAAAAAAGGCAATTGAAGACGCTCTTAATAAGATTTCCCTGAGAATAGAAAACGTTAGGTTAATTTCTACGGTTGAAATTAAAGCAAAAGAACCGGGATTATTGCAAGCTTCTGATGAACTTAGGATACCGCTGAACGTTGTGTCTTTACCTGAAATTGGCACTTGTATAAAGGAATACAGTAAGTCAGCTTTTGTAAAAGAAAAGATAGGCGTCTGGGGTGTCTGTGAACCATCTGCACTTTTAGCAGGGAGGAAAACACAATTAATTTTAAAGAAACAGAAATATCCGGGAATAACAATAGCCATTGCCAGGGAAAACTTTATGTGGTAG
- the dnaJ gene encoding molecular chaperone DnaJ, which produces MPEKKDYYDLLGIAKNASKEDVKSAYRRLAKKFHPDLNKDNPKSSEEKFKEISEAYEVLIDDNKRAKYDSYGYAGVESDFGKEGFSWQNFTHINDLEDIFGHDIFSDFFGARTSGYGKPERKIRRVQVEISLEQAYRGVSTEVAIPHMEKCGDCNGSGAEKGTSLKICNRCDGRGEVKQEQLQEFGRIIKIGVCPVCNGRGKIIEKFCQSCHGTGEIQRLDKIKIKIPPGVDNGTTLRIAPDKSGGRLKENIYVYISIQPHPFFRRQANDVYIKKEISLIDATLGSKVEVPTLDGNAIMKIPQGTQTNTLFRLRNSGMPYLRGHGHGDQYVRVIVKTPKNITKRQRELLEEFEKHEKEKSTKT; this is translated from the coding sequence ATGCCAGAAAAAAAAGACTATTATGATTTATTAGGTATTGCGAAAAATGCTTCTAAGGAAGATGTAAAATCTGCATACCGAAGATTGGCTAAAAAATTTCACCCGGATCTTAATAAAGATAATCCAAAATCATCAGAAGAAAAATTTAAAGAAATATCTGAAGCGTATGAGGTGCTGATTGACGATAACAAACGTGCAAAGTATGATAGTTATGGTTATGCCGGAGTCGAATCTGATTTTGGGAAAGAGGGTTTTTCTTGGCAGAATTTTACCCATATAAATGATTTGGAAGATATATTTGGTCACGATATATTTTCTGATTTTTTTGGCGCCAGGACCAGTGGATATGGAAAGCCGGAAAGAAAGATACGACGCGTACAAGTAGAAATCAGCTTAGAGCAGGCATATAGAGGGGTTAGTACTGAAGTGGCTATTCCACATATGGAAAAATGCGGTGACTGTAATGGGTCTGGAGCGGAAAAGGGCACAAGCTTAAAAATTTGTAATAGATGTGATGGACGCGGAGAAGTGAAACAGGAACAATTGCAAGAATTTGGCAGAATAATTAAGATTGGTGTGTGTCCTGTATGTAATGGGCGTGGGAAAATTATAGAGAAATTCTGCCAGAGTTGTCATGGCACTGGTGAAATTCAAAGACTGGACAAAATAAAAATAAAAATACCTCCTGGTGTAGATAATGGCACGACATTAAGAATAGCACCGGACAAAAGCGGTGGACGTTTGAAAGAAAATATATATGTTTATATTTCAATACAACCGCACCCTTTTTTTCGCAGACAGGCGAATGATGTGTATATTAAAAAAGAAATTTCGTTAATTGATGCAACATTAGGTTCTAAAGTAGAAGTGCCTACTTTGGATGGAAATGCTATAATGAAGATACCGCAGGGTACTCAGACCAACACATTATTTCGGTTGCGTAACAGTGGCATGCCATATTTAAGGGGGCACGGACACGGCGATCAGTATGTTAGAGTGATAGTTAAAACACCTAAAAATATAACAAAAAGACAAAGGGAACTTCTTGAAGAGTTTGAGAAGCACGAGAAAGAGAAAAGTACTAAAACGTAG